The proteins below come from a single Plantactinospora sp. KBS50 genomic window:
- a CDS encoding energy-coupling factor transporter transmembrane protein EcfT produces the protein MSTALLPPATPARRTAPLARRNPVAKVAAGLLLSAVLVASLDPVTPALAIAVELAAVPAFGLRYADLVRRGWPLLVSVVGLTGTLVLFAADRSGPVLVRLGPLVVTGGVLIAALGLGLRLIAVALPGVLVFASTDPTDLADALIQNVRAPARFAIGTLAAFRLVPLLGTEWQLISMARRARGVDAGRNPVARVRLFVSTAFTLLVGAIRRGTRLAVAMDARGFDSRIPRTVARPQRFGPADAFLVAGAAALAAAAVTVSVLVGTFRPLLG, from the coding sequence GTGAGTACCGCGCTGCTCCCGCCGGCCACGCCGGCCCGGCGCACCGCCCCGCTGGCCCGGCGCAACCCGGTCGCCAAGGTGGCGGCCGGCCTGCTGCTGTCCGCGGTCCTGGTCGCCAGCCTGGACCCGGTGACGCCGGCGCTGGCCATCGCGGTCGAGCTGGCCGCCGTACCGGCGTTCGGGCTGCGCTACGCCGACCTGGTCCGGCGGGGCTGGCCGCTGCTGGTCAGCGTCGTGGGCCTGACCGGCACCCTCGTGCTGTTCGCCGCCGACCGGTCCGGCCCGGTGCTGGTCCGCCTCGGCCCGCTGGTGGTGACCGGCGGGGTGCTGATCGCGGCGCTCGGTCTCGGGCTGCGGCTGATCGCGGTGGCCCTGCCCGGCGTGCTGGTCTTCGCCAGCACCGACCCGACCGACCTGGCCGACGCCCTGATCCAGAACGTCCGCGCGCCGGCCCGGTTCGCCATCGGCACCCTCGCGGCGTTCCGCCTGGTGCCCCTGCTCGGCACGGAGTGGCAGCTGATCTCGATGGCCCGCCGGGCGCGCGGGGTGGACGCCGGGCGCAACCCGGTGGCCCGGGTACGGCTCTTCGTGTCCACGGCGTTCACCCTGCTGGTCGGCGCGATCCGCCGGGGTACCCGGCTGGCCGTCGCGATGGACGCACGCGGCTTCGACAGCAGGATCCCGCGCACGGTGGCCCGGCCGCAGCGCTTCGGGCCGGCGGACGCGTTCCTGGTGGCCGGCGCCGCCGCGCTGGCCGCCGCCGCAGTCACGGTGAGCGTGCTGGTCGGCACCTTCCGCCCGCTGCTGGGTTAG
- a CDS encoding isoprenyl transferase gives MTRREHREPVPPTPHPSGARPPALPAEALPRHVAVVMDGNGRWAKDRGLPRTKGHEAGEFSLFDTIEGAIELGIPYLSAYAFSTENWRRSPDEVRFLMGFNREVIRRRRDQLVDLGVRVVWSGRTGRLWKSVISELQTAEEMSRQNSTLTLQFCVNYGGQAEIADATAAIAREVAAGRLHPDRITEKTIARHLYHPEVPEVDLFLRPSGEQRLSNFLLWQSAYAELVVLDTLWPDFDRRHLWYACELYAQRDRRFGGALPNPVPPS, from the coding sequence ATGACCCGGCGCGAGCACCGCGAGCCGGTGCCGCCCACCCCGCACCCCTCCGGCGCCCGCCCACCGGCCCTGCCGGCCGAGGCCCTGCCGCGGCACGTGGCCGTGGTGATGGACGGCAACGGCCGGTGGGCCAAGGACCGTGGCCTGCCGCGCACCAAGGGGCACGAGGCGGGGGAGTTCTCCCTCTTCGACACCATCGAGGGCGCCATCGAGCTGGGCATCCCGTACCTGTCGGCGTACGCCTTCTCCACCGAGAACTGGCGGCGGTCGCCGGACGAGGTGCGGTTCCTGATGGGGTTCAACCGCGAGGTGATCCGGCGCCGCCGCGACCAGCTCGTCGACCTCGGCGTCCGGGTGGTCTGGTCGGGCCGGACCGGGCGGCTGTGGAAGAGCGTGATCAGCGAACTCCAGACCGCCGAGGAGATGTCCCGGCAGAACTCGACGCTGACCCTCCAGTTCTGCGTCAACTACGGCGGGCAGGCCGAGATCGCCGACGCCACCGCGGCGATAGCCCGGGAGGTGGCGGCCGGCCGGCTGCATCCGGACCGGATCACCGAGAAGACCATCGCGCGGCACCTCTACCACCCCGAGGTGCCCGAGGTCGACCTGTTCCTGCGCCCGTCCGGGGAGCAGCGACTCTCCAACTTCCTGCTGTGGCAGTCCGCGTACGCCGAACTGGTGGTGCTGGACACGCTCTGGCCGGACTTCGACCGGCGGCACCTGTGGTACGCCTGCGAGCTGTACGCGCAGCGGGACCGCCGGTTCGGCGGCGCGCTGCCGAACCCGGTCCCGCCGAGCTGA
- the recO gene encoding DNA repair protein RecO — translation MPGYRRQLYRDDAVVLRGQKLGESDRIVTLLTRRHGRLRAVARGVRRTSSRFGGRLEPFGHVDLQLAGDPEGNVGSPLHTVSQVEGIDLYGKRFLGDYPRYTAASAIAETAERLTPVEREPSLRLFLLTLGALRALAEGTHASTLVLDAYLLRGMAHAGWSPALLACAVCGTPGRHGAFSVPAGGSVCRDCRPPGAAHPAPATIDLMSALTSGDWRVADAAEPGVRRECSGLVAAHLQWHLERGLRSLPLVDRGTGPTGGRRSPAPDGGSRAPDPERGPGAPGPAGGPRPSADGQTSRGATT, via the coding sequence GTGCCCGGATACCGCCGCCAGCTCTACCGCGACGACGCGGTGGTGCTGCGCGGGCAGAAGCTCGGCGAGTCGGACCGGATCGTCACGCTGCTGACCCGCCGGCACGGCCGGCTGCGCGCCGTGGCCCGGGGGGTGCGGCGGACCAGTTCCCGGTTCGGCGGCCGGCTGGAGCCGTTCGGCCACGTCGACCTGCAACTGGCCGGGGACCCCGAGGGCAACGTGGGCAGCCCGCTGCACACCGTCAGCCAGGTCGAGGGGATCGACCTGTACGGCAAGCGGTTCCTCGGCGACTATCCCCGGTACACGGCGGCCAGCGCGATCGCGGAGACCGCGGAGCGGCTCACCCCGGTGGAACGGGAACCGTCGTTGCGGCTCTTCCTGCTGACCCTGGGTGCCCTGCGGGCGCTCGCCGAGGGCACCCACGCCAGCACGCTGGTGCTCGACGCGTACCTGCTGCGCGGGATGGCCCACGCCGGCTGGTCGCCCGCGCTGCTGGCCTGCGCCGTCTGCGGCACGCCGGGGCGGCACGGCGCGTTCTCGGTGCCGGCCGGCGGGTCGGTCTGCCGGGACTGCCGGCCGCCCGGCGCGGCCCACCCGGCGCCGGCCACCATCGACCTGATGTCCGCGCTCACCAGCGGTGACTGGCGGGTCGCCGACGCGGCGGAACCGGGCGTACGGCGGGAGTGCAGCGGCCTGGTGGCGGCGCACCTGCAATGGCACCTGGAGCGGGGGTTACGCTCGCTGCCGCTGGTGGACCGCGGTACCGGGCCGACCGGGGGACGGCGGTCGCCGGCCCCCGACGGCGGTTCCCGCGCTCCGGATCCGGAGCGCGGGCCAGGTGCCCCCGGCCCGGCCGGCGGGCCGCGGCCATCGGCCGATGGCCAGACGAGCAGGGGGGCGACGACGTGA
- a CDS encoding DUF4097 family beta strand repeat-containing protein: protein MGTLRSTAARAGVAMLVTAAGVATLAAMTGCSALSGTSQRRLDFTDTERATFTTIVIKPGAGDVAVRTGTVDETTIKRIVRYRGDEPADPGYRVDGSSLLLITDCGRLCTVSYEVTAPTGVAVSGSSGSGDIDLRGVSTVEVELGSGNVTVQDASGDVQVRTGSGNIAVSRAGGAVALYAGSGTVTGTELGGGAVRAQAGSGNVDLRLATANSVQARSGSGSVQIAVPPDHYRVHADSGSGSRDVTVTDEPAASLLIDARTGSGNLSVRQG from the coding sequence ATGGGAACTCTCCGCAGCACCGCCGCCAGGGCCGGTGTCGCCATGCTGGTCACGGCGGCCGGTGTCGCGACGCTCGCCGCGATGACCGGTTGTTCCGCGCTGTCCGGGACCTCCCAGCGGCGGCTGGACTTCACCGACACCGAGCGGGCGACCTTCACCACCATCGTGATCAAACCCGGCGCCGGTGATGTGGCGGTGCGAACCGGCACGGTCGACGAGACCACCATCAAGCGGATCGTCCGGTACCGGGGCGACGAACCGGCGGACCCCGGCTACCGGGTCGACGGCTCGTCACTCCTGCTGATCACCGACTGCGGCCGGCTGTGCACCGTCTCGTACGAGGTGACGGCGCCCACCGGGGTCGCCGTCAGCGGCTCGTCGGGGTCCGGCGACATCGACCTGCGCGGGGTCTCCACCGTCGAGGTGGAACTCGGCTCCGGCAACGTGACCGTGCAGGACGCCAGCGGCGACGTCCAGGTGCGCACCGGCTCCGGGAACATCGCGGTCAGCCGGGCCGGGGGCGCGGTGGCCCTGTACGCCGGGTCCGGCACCGTCACCGGCACCGAACTGGGCGGCGGTGCGGTCCGCGCGCAGGCCGGCTCCGGCAACGTGGACCTCCGGCTGGCCACCGCCAACTCGGTGCAGGCCCGCTCCGGCTCCGGGTCCGTCCAGATCGCCGTTCCGCCGGACCACTACCGGGTGCACGCCGACAGCGGCTCGGGCAGCCGGGACGTGACGGTCACCGACGAACCGGCCGCGAGCCTGCTGATCGACGCCCGCACCGGCAGCGGCAACCTCTCGGTACGGCAGGGCTGA
- a CDS encoding acyltransferase produces MRNRYFDFLRFLAIVRVVGYHATTWAFLSIALPAMSVMFALAGSLMAASLDRAGRGPVRAGPVAVRRRLRRLLPSLWLLAALFVPAMLLTGLPVSWRLLLWIVPIADAPSNGWGALALSAIWYLRDYLWFVLASPLALWLFRRYPLITLLAPYALLAVVEFALPAAPQPVREFGLYFGAWLLGFAHHDGLLRRLSRRSLLLIAGLLCAAGGGWIYTHPGPRGFDLNDIPLGNALWSAGFVLLALGLAPASFAWLARRPVLNRTVTVLNSRALTIYLWHMPIVIALAALGAHVDLERNTPVGLALHVVAVALLVAVAVLLFGWVEDLAAGRRPVLVPAAPAPRDPARSAAAPAPRDTPESASAPARTAPAQRAGDHVGTDPVRP; encoded by the coding sequence ATGCGTAACCGGTATTTCGACTTTCTCCGTTTCCTTGCCATTGTCCGCGTCGTCGGTTACCACGCCACCACCTGGGCCTTTCTGTCCATAGCCCTGCCCGCGATGTCCGTGATGTTCGCGCTGGCCGGTTCGCTCATGGCGGCCTCGCTCGACCGGGCGGGACGGGGTCCCGTCCGGGCCGGTCCGGTGGCGGTGCGTCGCCGGCTGCGCCGGCTGCTGCCGTCGCTGTGGCTGCTGGCCGCCTTGTTCGTCCCGGCGATGCTGCTCACCGGACTTCCGGTGTCGTGGCGGCTGCTGCTGTGGATCGTCCCGATCGCCGACGCGCCGTCCAACGGGTGGGGGGCGCTGGCGCTGAGCGCGATCTGGTACCTGCGCGACTACCTGTGGTTCGTGCTCGCCTCGCCGCTGGCGCTCTGGCTGTTCCGCCGCTACCCGCTGATCACCCTGCTGGCCCCGTACGCGCTGCTGGCGGTGGTCGAGTTCGCGCTGCCGGCGGCGCCCCAGCCGGTCCGGGAGTTCGGGCTGTACTTCGGCGCCTGGCTGCTCGGCTTCGCCCACCACGACGGCCTGCTGCGCCGGCTGTCCCGCCGGTCGCTGCTGCTGATCGCCGGCCTGCTCTGCGCGGCCGGCGGGGGCTGGATCTACACCCACCCGGGGCCGCGCGGGTTCGACCTGAACGACATCCCGCTCGGCAACGCCCTCTGGTCGGCCGGGTTCGTGCTGCTGGCGCTCGGCCTGGCGCCGGCCAGCTTCGCCTGGCTGGCCCGCCGGCCGGTGCTGAACCGGACGGTCACCGTGCTGAACAGCCGGGCGCTGACCATCTACCTCTGGCACATGCCGATCGTGATCGCGCTGGCCGCCCTCGGCGCCCACGTCGACCTGGAGCGCAACACGCCCGTCGGCCTCGCGCTGCACGTGGTCGCCGTCGCGCTGCTGGTGGCCGTGGCGGTGCTGCTGTTCGGCTGGGTGGAGGACCTGGCCGCCGGCCGGCGGCCGGTCCTGGTGCCCGCCGCGCCCGCGCCGCGGGATCCCGCGCGCTCGGCGGCTGCTCCGGCGCCGCGGGACACCCCGGAGTCGGCGTCCGCGCCGGCCCGGACCGCGCCGGCCCAGCGGGCGGGCGACCACGTGGGGACCGATCCGGTACGCCCCTGA
- a CDS encoding HAD family acid phosphatase: MSVISWRRPSRRSILVAAAVLAALALVGGGTAYAVSTQPAIRTWTPKSERQITNIDVLRQQIRNYYGDPLGTGVAAPDGNYAREARSVAADAKRWLSRPHHVSGTRAIVLDVDDTTLLNWNYELYSNWAYNPGTNATFVTEQRFPAVFGMVDLVRAAEREGYAVFYLTGRPAAQEEATLGNLTADGVGVDAGYPKPTTLPGGEDGLFTKPAVADYPDYLQVACADDPNGSCTTIHYKSATRAHIESLGYDIVANFGDQFSDLEGGHADRNFKLPNPNYYLP; this comes from the coding sequence GTGTCCGTGATTTCCTGGCGTCGCCCCTCGCGCCGGTCCATCCTCGTCGCAGCCGCGGTCCTGGCCGCCCTGGCCCTGGTCGGGGGTGGCACGGCGTACGCCGTCTCCACCCAGCCCGCGATCAGGACCTGGACGCCGAAGTCCGAACGGCAGATCACCAACATCGACGTGCTCCGGCAGCAGATCCGGAACTACTACGGCGACCCGCTCGGCACCGGCGTGGCGGCACCGGACGGCAACTACGCCAGGGAGGCCCGGTCGGTCGCGGCCGACGCGAAGCGCTGGCTGAGCCGCCCGCACCACGTCTCCGGGACCCGGGCGATCGTGCTGGACGTGGACGACACCACGCTGCTGAACTGGAACTACGAGCTGTACAGCAACTGGGCGTACAACCCGGGCACGAACGCCACCTTCGTCACCGAGCAGCGCTTCCCCGCGGTGTTCGGCATGGTCGACCTGGTGCGGGCCGCCGAGCGGGAGGGATACGCGGTCTTCTACCTGACCGGCCGGCCGGCCGCGCAGGAGGAGGCCACCCTCGGCAACCTGACCGCGGACGGGGTCGGGGTGGACGCCGGCTACCCGAAGCCGACCACGCTGCCGGGCGGCGAGGACGGCCTGTTCACCAAGCCGGCCGTGGCCGACTACCCGGACTATCTGCAGGTCGCGTGTGCGGACGACCCGAACGGTTCCTGCACGACGATCCACTACAAGTCGGCCACCCGGGCACACATCGAATCACTGGGATACGACATCGTCGCCAATTTCGGCGACCAGTTCAGCGACCTGGAGGGCGGTCACGCGGACCGCAACTTCAAGCTGCCGAACCCGAACTACTACCTGCCCTGA
- the era gene encoding GTPase Era, producing the protein MSDSAARTGRGYRAGFACFVGRPNAGKSTLTNAIVGQKIAITSSKPQTTRHVIRGVLHRAESQLVLVDTPGLHRPRTLLGERLNDLVRQTWSEVDVIGLCIPADESIGRGDRFISQEVGGLRATVIAVVTKADLVDRGRLAEQLRAVADLGDFAEVVPVSAVSGYQVETLVDVMTTYLPDSPQLYPDDMLTDEPEQVLVAELIREAALEGVRDELPHSIAVVVEEMFPEGEIMKIYADVYVERPSQKAIVIGARASRLKDVGIRARREIEELLGSRVYLDLHVRVAKDWQRDPKQLRRLGF; encoded by the coding sequence GTGAGCGATTCGGCGGCGCGGACCGGACGGGGCTACCGGGCCGGTTTCGCGTGTTTCGTGGGTCGGCCCAACGCCGGCAAGTCCACGCTGACGAACGCCATCGTGGGGCAGAAGATCGCGATCACCTCCAGCAAGCCGCAGACCACCCGGCACGTGATCCGGGGGGTGCTGCACCGGGCGGAATCGCAGCTCGTGCTGGTGGACACGCCCGGCCTGCACCGTCCGCGCACGCTGCTCGGCGAGCGGCTGAACGACCTGGTCCGGCAGACCTGGAGCGAGGTCGACGTGATCGGCCTGTGCATCCCGGCGGACGAGTCGATCGGTCGGGGTGACCGGTTCATCTCGCAGGAGGTGGGCGGGCTGCGGGCCACCGTCATCGCGGTGGTGACCAAGGCCGACCTGGTGGACCGCGGCCGGCTGGCGGAGCAGTTGCGCGCCGTGGCCGACCTCGGCGACTTCGCCGAGGTGGTGCCGGTCAGCGCGGTCAGCGGGTACCAGGTGGAGACGCTGGTGGACGTCATGACGACGTACCTGCCGGACTCGCCGCAGCTCTACCCGGACGACATGCTCACCGACGAGCCGGAGCAGGTGCTGGTCGCCGAGCTGATCCGGGAGGCGGCCCTGGAGGGGGTCCGGGACGAGTTGCCGCACTCGATCGCGGTGGTCGTCGAGGAGATGTTCCCCGAGGGCGAGATCATGAAGATCTACGCCGACGTGTACGTCGAGCGGCCCAGCCAGAAGGCGATCGTGATCGGCGCGCGGGCCAGCCGGCTCAAGGACGTCGGCATCCGGGCCCGGCGGGAGATCGAGGAACTGCTCGGCAGCCGGGTCTACCTGGATCTGCACGTGCGGGTGGCCAAGGACTGGCAGCGGGATCCGAAGCAACTGCGCCGGCTGGGTTTCTGA
- a CDS encoding cytidine deaminase — translation MPDTVGVDGGPAPELAAEDSKLVVLARGARARVGAVEGAAVRDQDGRTYAAATVALPSLTLTALQLATASAAAAGAVRLEAAAVVSEASTLDAAGLAAVRDLSAEAPVHLAAPDGTLLGTVVE, via the coding sequence ATGCCTGACACCGTAGGAGTCGACGGCGGCCCCGCCCCGGAGCTGGCCGCCGAGGACAGCAAGCTGGTCGTGCTGGCCCGCGGCGCCCGAGCCCGGGTCGGCGCCGTGGAGGGCGCCGCCGTACGCGACCAGGACGGGCGGACGTACGCCGCGGCCACGGTCGCGCTGCCGTCGCTGACCCTGACCGCCCTGCAACTGGCCACCGCGTCGGCGGCCGCGGCCGGTGCGGTGCGGCTGGAGGCCGCCGCCGTGGTGTCCGAGGCCTCGACCCTGGACGCCGCGGGCCTCGCGGCGGTCCGCGACCTGTCCGCGGAGGCGCCGGTCCACCTCGCGGCGCCGGACGGTACCCTGCTCGGCACGGTCGTCGAGTGA